In Thermosphaera sp., a genomic segment contains:
- a CDS encoding amidohydrolase family protein — translation MREKVDILISNGLIVTMDKERRIIDNGFIAISGGRILDIGIGDGQNKYIAEEHIDAKKHVVMPGLMCAHTHFYGLLLTGSPWFSRIDPPTDFQQNLQRIWWALDVLLSHEDAYASALMGAIEFVKTGVTFFFDNISAPNSIHGVLDYIEKAVNEVGIRGYLSFEATQRRKIEEGIEGLKENERFILKNNLDESKKVKGAIYLHASFTVSNDLFIKAREMADKYNALLAIHAEEGLVDVYHNIERYGLRPIERMYKLGFLKDDVILVHAVNTTEDELDLVKKTGAHVAHNPLSNMLNAVGVAKIPEMIERGINVGIGNDGYIFDQFENIRATYLLHKLWKRDPRIMSPMQVIEMATVNVARMFRVDSQLGSLEKGKKADIVLIKPELPSTPVNSQTVYGHLVNSVNSRDVKSVIVDGKLVMKNRVLLNVDEEKSIEYVHKVVERLWDRLLEKGEYQIDVLEAI, via the coding sequence TTGCGGGAAAAAGTCGATATTCTAATATCCAATGGATTGATAGTTACAATGGATAAGGAGAGAAGAATCATTGATAATGGATTCATAGCAATTAGCGGTGGACGAATCCTCGACATTGGGATTGGGGATGGACAAAACAAGTATATTGCCGAAGAACATATTGATGCCAAAAAACACGTAGTTATGCCTGGCCTTATGTGCGCTCACACACACTTCTATGGCCTGTTATTGACCGGTAGTCCATGGTTTTCCAGGATCGATCCGCCGACGGACTTTCAGCAAAATCTTCAAAGAATATGGTGGGCGCTTGACGTTCTACTCTCTCATGAGGATGCGTACGCTTCTGCTCTTATGGGGGCTATCGAGTTCGTGAAAACCGGGGTTACATTTTTCTTCGACAACATAAGTGCCCCTAACTCGATACACGGAGTTCTCGACTATATCGAGAAGGCCGTTAATGAAGTCGGAATACGTGGATACCTTAGTTTCGAGGCAACACAGAGACGAAAAATTGAAGAAGGCATTGAAGGTCTGAAAGAAAACGAGAGGTTTATTTTAAAGAATAACCTTGACGAGTCCAAAAAAGTAAAAGGAGCGATTTACCTCCACGCGAGTTTCACGGTATCAAACGACTTGTTCATTAAAGCGAGAGAGATGGCTGATAAGTATAACGCTCTTCTAGCAATACACGCCGAGGAAGGGTTGGTTGATGTCTACCATAATATTGAGAGATACGGTTTGCGCCCCATTGAAAGAATGTATAAACTGGGGTTCTTAAAGGACGATGTCATCCTTGTTCACGCTGTAAACACGACTGAAGACGAGCTGGATCTTGTCAAAAAAACTGGGGCACATGTTGCTCACAACCCGTTAAGCAATATGTTGAATGCCGTGGGAGTTGCGAAAATACCTGAGATGATCGAGAGAGGCATCAACGTAGGAATCGGGAACGATGGTTACATATTTGACCAATTCGAAAATATTCGTGCGACTTACCTATTACATAAGCTTTGGAAGAGAGACCCGAGAATAATGTCGCCTATGCAGGTCATTGAAATGGCTACTGTAAACGTCGCGAGGATGTTCAGGGTCGACTCCCAACTGGGGAGTCTGGAGAAGGGTAAAAAAGCTGATATTGTATTAATAAAGCCCGAGCTACCCTCAACTCCCGTCAACTCTCAAACCGTCTATGGACACTTGGTAAACTCCGTCAATAGTAGAGATGTCAAAAGCGTTATCGTCGACGGAAAATTGGTCATGAAAAACCGCGTCCTTCTAAATGTTGATGAAGAAAAGTCAATAGAGTATGTTCACAAGGTTGTTGAGAGGCTTTGGGATAGACTCTTGGAAAAAGGAGAGTACCAGATAGACGTTTTGGAAGCGATATGA
- a CDS encoding chromatin protein Cren7, translating to MPCDKPVKVKTASGKELELIPKKVWQLNPRGKKGVKVGLFQDPETGAFFRAKVPEDYPLCG from the coding sequence ATGCCTTGCGATAAGCCAGTAAAGGTTAAGACTGCAAGCGGGAAAGAGTTAGAGTTAATCCCAAAAAAAGTTTGGCAACTCAACCCGCGCGGCAAAAAAGGAGTAAAGGTCGGCTTGTTCCAGGACCCTGAAACTGGGGCTTTCTTCAGAGCTAAAGTTCCTGAGGACTATCCATTATGTGGTTAA
- a CDS encoding 4Fe-4S binding protein, with protein sequence MVDLSVEIAGLKMKNPIMNAACPISRDAETMKLLIDNGVGGVVAKTISVKPAIVPRPSMGVVDRGLGRFHMLKPVKPGETRVTPVDSGNYRFIYALLNAELWSDIPAEHYLEREYPIVKNYCKDHGVAFFVSIGYKPEELSLLGPKVEKAGAEAIEFSTHYIGKDYRPVIEAAKALRESVSIPIFAKLSPFTPNIPDLVKELEAVKVDGIVATNTIGPALSIDVETGLPIVGGPLGYGWMSGPALKPLSLAVVAEVARNTKLPVIGVGGISRGVDVIEYFMAGASAVQICTAALVEGFSVFQRIISETKSWLEKHGYSSILDVKGLALKYLKPEPRRVWAKSPVVEEKKCIGCGFCEQVCDYDAVHIEESEKGRRVAVVNGAKCYGCGLCTTVCPTRAIHFIE encoded by the coding sequence GTGGTTGATCTATCAGTAGAAATAGCTGGCTTGAAAATGAAGAATCCTATTATGAATGCTGCCTGCCCAATATCCCGCGACGCGGAAACAATGAAACTACTGATTGACAACGGGGTCGGAGGAGTTGTTGCTAAAACAATTAGCGTTAAACCAGCTATTGTTCCAAGGCCGAGTATGGGCGTTGTAGACAGAGGGCTCGGCCGATTCCACATGCTCAAACCCGTTAAGCCTGGTGAAACAAGGGTTACTCCTGTCGACTCTGGAAACTACAGATTCATATACGCTCTTCTCAACGCTGAATTATGGAGTGACATCCCCGCCGAACACTACCTGGAGCGTGAATACCCTATAGTGAAGAACTATTGCAAAGACCATGGGGTGGCTTTCTTCGTAAGCATCGGTTATAAGCCTGAAGAATTGTCCCTGCTTGGACCTAAGGTTGAGAAGGCAGGAGCTGAGGCAATAGAGTTCTCGACACATTACATAGGCAAAGACTATCGACCAGTTATCGAAGCAGCTAAAGCCCTCAGAGAGTCGGTTTCGATCCCAATATTTGCAAAATTAAGCCCCTTCACGCCTAACATTCCTGATTTAGTCAAAGAACTCGAGGCTGTAAAGGTCGATGGAATAGTGGCTACTAATACTATAGGTCCAGCCTTGAGTATCGATGTAGAGACCGGCCTGCCGATCGTCGGCGGACCACTAGGATACGGGTGGATGAGTGGTCCGGCTTTAAAACCTCTATCGCTCGCAGTAGTAGCCGAAGTGGCGAGAAATACGAAACTCCCGGTGATAGGTGTCGGAGGAATATCGAGAGGGGTCGATGTTATAGAGTACTTCATGGCGGGTGCCTCGGCTGTACAAATTTGCACTGCCGCACTAGTAGAAGGGTTCAGCGTTTTTCAACGAATTATTAGCGAAACAAAATCGTGGCTTGAGAAGCATGGGTACTCAAGTATTCTAGATGTGAAGGGTTTAGCACTTAAATATTTAAAACCTGAGCCGAGAAGGGTTTGGGCGAAATCACCTGTTGTTGAGGAGAAAAAGTGCATTGGCTGCGGATTCTGTGAGCAAGTATGCGACTACGACGCAGTTCATATAGAAGAATCGGAGAAAGGGAGGAGGGTTGCGGTTGTAAATGGAGCAAAATGCTACGGGTGTGGATTGTGCACCACAGTATGTCCTACTAGGGCGATCCACTTCATTGAATAA
- a CDS encoding phosphoglycerate kinase has translation MTINIPRLPTIKDLEINGKKILMRIDINSPIDPETEEIMDDKRISVHGKHVKEILEKYNPAIILISHQGRPGESDFISLEKHSLLLSKYMGIPVKFVDDIIGPKAREEIRELKPGEVLLLENLRILSEEIIEAAPEKQALTMLVKKLSSNVDVYVNDAFATAHRSQPSIVGFPLSLPSCIGPVFEKEIQAITRILDSFESPRIYVLGGSKVRELLRVMENLMRNKLADRILTTGLLAHLFLVAKGINIGVENMKVLEEKGLLPLVPRARHILMRGAPIETPIDFKSKLNGEVKNVYVGEIRGVIKDIGENTVKIYGDLLRDAKIIVMRGPAGVIEEEEFRAGTTNLLEYVYSSNAFTLIAGGHLGSMVDENRVNNKIHVSTGGNALLLFLSGEELPALKAMELSSKMFLGW, from the coding sequence GTGACAATAAATATACCGAGATTGCCCACTATAAAAGATTTAGAGATCAATGGTAAGAAAATACTCATGAGAATCGACATTAATTCACCAATTGATCCAGAGACCGAGGAGATTATGGATGATAAAAGGATAAGTGTTCACGGAAAGCATGTAAAGGAAATCTTAGAGAAATACAACCCTGCAATAATACTCATCTCTCATCAAGGACGCCCGGGTGAAAGCGATTTTATTAGTTTGGAAAAACACTCCCTTCTCCTTTCAAAGTACATGGGGATTCCTGTGAAATTCGTAGACGATATTATTGGTCCTAAAGCAAGGGAAGAGATACGTGAATTAAAGCCTGGTGAAGTATTGCTTCTTGAGAATTTGAGGATATTATCCGAGGAAATCATCGAAGCTGCTCCCGAAAAACAGGCACTGACCATGCTCGTGAAAAAACTCTCCAGCAATGTGGACGTATACGTTAATGACGCCTTTGCAACAGCTCATCGGAGCCAGCCAAGCATCGTTGGATTCCCCCTATCTCTACCTAGCTGTATCGGCCCTGTTTTCGAGAAAGAGATCCAAGCAATAACTAGAATACTGGATTCTTTCGAATCACCCAGGATATATGTGCTGGGGGGTTCCAAGGTTAGAGAGCTACTCAGAGTCATGGAAAACCTAATGAGGAATAAATTAGCTGATAGGATATTAACTACTGGACTCCTTGCACACCTGTTTTTAGTAGCAAAGGGAATCAACATTGGAGTCGAGAACATGAAAGTACTCGAGGAAAAGGGTCTTCTACCACTTGTGCCAAGAGCTAGACACATTCTAATGAGGGGGGCGCCAATCGAGACCCCAATAGATTTCAAATCAAAATTGAATGGAGAAGTTAAAAATGTTTACGTTGGCGAAATTCGTGGAGTAATTAAAGACATAGGCGAAAATACCGTTAAGATTTACGGCGACCTCCTCAGGGATGCAAAAATCATAGTCATGAGGGGGCCTGCCGGAGTCATCGAAGAGGAGGAATTTAGAGCTGGAACAACGAATCTTCTCGAATACGTATATAGCAGTAACGCATTCACGCTCATAGCAGGTGGACATTTAGGGTCAATGGTTGATGAGAATAGGGTTAACAATAAGATCCACGTTTCGACTGGTGGAAACGCCTTACTATTATTTCTGTCAGGTGAAGAGTTGCCTGCGCTAAAAGCCATGGAGCTCTCATCAAAAATGTTCCTGGGATGGTGA
- a CDS encoding type II glyceraldehyde-3-phosphate dehydrogenase yields the protein MVTLISIGINGYGTIGKRIADAVLKNPNFKLVGVAKYSPDYASKVASRRGIDIFVPEEKWGDFEKIGVTPKGTIEDFLNMSSIIIDASPGGKGLINLALYKGAGKRAIFQGGEKPEVAEVSYSSYCNFYDAVGKRYVRVVSCNTTGLLRVVCILHREFHVRTVKALIIRRGADPREDSRGPINSIKLETLEEISHHARDANTVVPSLHIETQAVVVPTTLMHVQYLDIEFETPVSKSKIIETLSSYNRFLIIDPKKSGVDSTSKIIEVARDVSRSRNDIYENIVFENTVRVSGNNLSLIQAIHQESIVIPENIDAVYAISNAGLSMEQALAETDRYLGVGSLKDVF from the coding sequence ATGGTGACTTTGATATCCATCGGTATTAACGGGTATGGAACAATAGGTAAGCGAATCGCTGACGCTGTGCTGAAAAATCCTAATTTCAAACTAGTAGGAGTGGCCAAGTATTCCCCGGATTATGCCTCTAAAGTCGCGTCTCGGAGAGGAATTGACATCTTCGTTCCAGAAGAAAAATGGGGAGATTTTGAAAAAATAGGAGTAACCCCAAAGGGCACGATAGAAGATTTCCTCAATATGTCATCCATAATAATTGACGCTTCTCCTGGGGGAAAGGGTTTAATAAACCTTGCATTATATAAGGGAGCCGGAAAGCGGGCTATATTTCAAGGAGGGGAAAAGCCCGAAGTAGCTGAAGTCAGCTATAGTTCATACTGTAACTTCTATGACGCGGTAGGGAAGAGATACGTAAGAGTCGTCAGTTGCAATACTACTGGATTACTTAGGGTAGTATGTATCCTTCACAGAGAGTTCCATGTTAGAACCGTGAAAGCGCTCATCATAAGGAGAGGCGCAGATCCAAGGGAAGACTCTAGGGGGCCAATAAATTCTATCAAACTTGAAACGCTGGAAGAAATCAGTCATCATGCGAGAGACGCTAATACCGTTGTTCCAAGTCTCCACATAGAAACCCAGGCGGTCGTGGTTCCTACTACTCTAATGCACGTTCAATACCTCGATATAGAGTTTGAAACCCCTGTCAGTAAGTCGAAAATTATTGAAACATTAAGCAGTTATAACCGGTTCCTGATAATTGATCCCAAAAAGTCTGGCGTAGACTCAACCAGCAAGATCATCGAAGTCGCGAGAGACGTTAGTCGTTCTAGAAATGATATTTATGAAAATATTGTGTTCGAAAACACGGTAAGGGTCTCAGGAAACAATCTTTCATTGATACAAGCAATACACCAAGAATCAATAGTTATTCCGGAAAACATAGACGCGGTTTACGCGATATCGAACGCGGGACTCTCGATGGAACAGGCTTTAGCTGAAACTGACAGGTATCTGGGTGTTGGGTCGTTAAAGGATGTTTTTTAA
- a CDS encoding universal stress protein produces the protein MIGEEPSYRISFIYRKILVPVDGSESSLKALEIAIDLAKHYGSKITVVFVKSRHDKDDSEPLSKAKSRIAKEPVNVSYKLIEYDHETESVSYRLVKEIIEEGYDLVIMGARGKTLYGELPIGSIALSVVINAPISVLIVR, from the coding sequence TTGATCGGTGAAGAACCCTCTTATAGAATCAGTTTCATATACAGGAAGATTCTAGTTCCCGTTGATGGGAGCGAATCTAGCCTAAAAGCGCTCGAGATCGCGATTGATCTAGCGAAACACTATGGCTCAAAAATAACCGTAGTCTTCGTAAAAAGCAGGCACGATAAGGATGATTCTGAACCCTTAAGCAAGGCTAAATCGAGAATCGCTAAGGAACCCGTCAACGTGTCCTACAAGCTTATTGAATATGATCACGAGACTGAGAGCGTGAGCTATCGTTTGGTAAAAGAAATAATTGAAGAAGGATACGATTTAGTCATCATGGGTGCGAGGGGAAAAACCCTTTACGGAGAACTCCCGATAGGGAGCATCGCTCTCTCAGTGGTGATAAACGCCCCCATATCTGTCCTCATCGTTCGATAA
- a CDS encoding glycogen/starch/alpha-glucan phosphorylase, with the protein MVIVSITPEIAIERGRTYAGGLGVLEGDKLLGAGDLGLDYIALSLYYRQGYASISFKGTEPSISPEEQETSFISSLSQEKEFTIQLRGEDIIVRPWVYRYKTARAVLFEAVCPLWARRLTDRVYYENSMEETFYKYALLAKASGYYLKNYVGLDKISIIDLEESYTSMILNVMDVSKLSRIIIHTPGPWGHPSFPGEFIVREFGVFLGDYINLTEYSLSKLEKAIVVSKKQESVVATIFPKYKDKIVAITNGIHLGRWMHPVLYEAVNKGEVNVDLLKKARQDARDKLYSLVRKYKDNVNVDGKMIIAWTRRLARYKRPYFVSRFIEENPDVNAFFIVAGKPHPRDSDGISYLKKFRDLDLKLTNVAYIPEYSMEVAKTILQGVDLLLFTPFPGWEACGTSYMKAMVNGVPVLSSRDGGVPEVVEDGYNSWLFGSEVSDFINIYTDQRAREIDEKDYSDFRNKLLWIIDMFNRDPSRYWEVAFNSLKTTPEKVDIKRALKKYYIQD; encoded by the coding sequence ATGGTGATTGTTAGCATTACTCCGGAGATAGCGATCGAAAGGGGAAGAACTTATGCTGGAGGCCTCGGAGTCCTAGAGGGGGATAAGTTATTAGGGGCCGGGGATTTAGGGTTGGATTATATCGCTTTATCGCTTTACTATCGTCAAGGATATGCAAGCATATCATTCAAGGGAACCGAACCATCGATCTCCCCGGAGGAGCAAGAAACGAGCTTTATCTCTTCACTATCACAGGAGAAAGAGTTCACAATTCAATTGCGTGGAGAAGACATCATTGTAAGACCTTGGGTCTATAGGTATAAAACTGCCAGAGCCGTCCTCTTCGAGGCCGTTTGCCCTCTTTGGGCTAGGAGGCTGACTGATAGAGTTTATTATGAGAACAGCATGGAGGAGACGTTCTACAAATACGCGTTGCTGGCCAAGGCCTCTGGATACTACTTGAAAAACTACGTGGGATTAGACAAGATAAGCATTATCGACTTAGAAGAGAGCTACACATCCATGATTCTCAACGTGATGGATGTATCAAAGCTATCACGCATAATCATCCACACTCCGGGACCTTGGGGGCACCCAAGTTTTCCCGGTGAATTTATTGTCCGAGAATTCGGAGTCTTCCTTGGTGATTATATAAATCTGACCGAGTACTCTCTGTCCAAGCTGGAAAAAGCCATAGTTGTTTCAAAGAAACAAGAATCCGTAGTAGCTACAATATTCCCTAAATATAAGGATAAAATCGTCGCTATTACGAACGGAATACATCTTGGAAGATGGATGCACCCTGTGCTTTACGAGGCTGTGAATAAAGGAGAGGTAAACGTGGACCTATTGAAAAAGGCTAGGCAGGATGCTCGCGATAAACTATACTCACTTGTTAGGAAATACAAAGATAATGTAAACGTGGATGGAAAAATGATAATAGCGTGGACAAGAAGATTAGCCAGATACAAACGACCCTATTTTGTCTCCAGGTTCATTGAAGAAAATCCAGACGTCAATGCGTTCTTTATTGTCGCGGGAAAGCCGCATCCGAGAGACTCGGATGGAATAAGTTATTTGAAGAAGTTCAGAGATCTCGACCTAAAACTCACTAATGTAGCATATATTCCGGAATATAGTATGGAAGTAGCGAAGACTATTCTTCAAGGAGTCGACCTATTGTTGTTCACACCTTTCCCAGGATGGGAAGCATGCGGAACCAGCTATATGAAGGCCATGGTGAACGGGGTTCCCGTGCTTTCAAGTAGAGATGGAGGAGTACCCGAGGTAGTAGAGGACGGCTACAACAGTTGGTTGTTTGGAAGCGAAGTCTCAGATTTCATAAATATATACACTGATCAACGGGCTAGAGAAATTGATGAAAAAGACTATTCAGACTTTCGGAACAAGTTGCTGTGGATTATCGACATGTTTAATAGGGATCCTTCAAGGTACTGGGAGGTAGCGTTTAATAGTCTGAAAACAACCCCGGAGAAAGTCGATATTAAGAGGGCTCTTAAAAAATATTACATTCAAGATTGA
- a CDS encoding M28 family peptidase, which produces MIREISDTYSKYLYQSMTEDVLSIITRYNRVQGSKELNLTVEELKEIVEGFGLPTKILKITPGGTKGYMEIPHGWNLHEGLLEIKLGSTVIEKYYSRDHPTIVAAHSPSGEGCGELTLCTTEKCEGDVVLAKGYVYDLYKNIDAQLILVYDPKRYQDAVPYTGLFIDRSEVLGKVVMNIPYTTALRLQSMIVENPTRKITICWKVKSEFNEEPITALVACNSDEPEILFTSHICHPKPGAHDNASGSVANLLIAFAIALSGKTKEVPACHAWIPEYTGTIFLKSALKNPPKAVINLDMIGSNQAVTGSTLNIVIPPLFMDSTISPYTYLAVKYVMDTAPSFSGFKLPGLKYSISPYTAGSDHDVTLAWGWDSIMLNEWPSKYYHTDMDSPSTLSISNIIRISLASLLAASLFHQKYKAEQVKSKFKEYLRVWYAIESFKSGVDLPHLEYLIESQRPLTPGDLNALETPISLRYLYKKLDRKQFLRLREIRGASTFLSVYAPLAYKSGIEKISDLFKQENLLAWTKDEEIVINEAWAIIRDELLK; this is translated from the coding sequence ATGATTCGAGAAATATCGGATACGTATTCCAAATACCTTTACCAATCCATGACTGAGGATGTTTTAAGCATTATTACCAGATACAACCGAGTTCAGGGCTCGAAGGAACTGAACCTTACCGTGGAGGAGTTGAAGGAAATAGTAGAGGGCTTCGGTTTACCAACTAAGATACTTAAGATAACACCGGGTGGGACTAAAGGCTATATGGAGATACCTCATGGATGGAATCTTCATGAAGGACTGTTGGAGATCAAACTAGGGAGTACTGTAATAGAGAAGTATTATTCAAGAGACCATCCAACTATAGTTGCAGCACATTCGCCCTCCGGAGAGGGGTGCGGTGAACTAACCCTCTGTACAACCGAAAAATGTGAAGGAGACGTGGTACTCGCTAAGGGGTACGTTTACGACCTTTATAAGAACATTGACGCTCAACTCATCCTAGTTTACGATCCAAAGAGATATCAAGATGCTGTTCCTTATACAGGCTTATTCATAGATAGAAGCGAGGTCCTCGGCAAAGTGGTCATGAACATACCTTACACTACTGCACTTAGGCTACAATCGATGATCGTTGAGAATCCAACTAGAAAAATAACTATTTGCTGGAAGGTCAAGAGCGAGTTTAACGAAGAACCGATCACAGCGTTAGTAGCATGTAATTCAGACGAACCAGAGATCCTCTTTACAAGTCACATTTGTCACCCTAAACCGGGAGCCCACGATAATGCTAGCGGTAGCGTTGCGAATCTGCTAATAGCTTTCGCGATAGCTTTATCGGGAAAAACCAAGGAAGTTCCTGCATGCCATGCATGGATACCAGAGTATACTGGAACAATATTCCTTAAGAGTGCTTTGAAAAATCCCCCGAAAGCCGTTATTAATCTTGATATGATTGGAAGTAATCAAGCCGTGACCGGGTCAACATTGAATATTGTCATACCCCCTCTCTTCATGGATTCAACAATATCTCCTTATACCTATTTAGCAGTGAAGTATGTGATGGATACTGCACCTTCATTCAGCGGATTCAAGCTTCCGGGATTAAAATACAGTATATCACCTTACACAGCTGGTAGCGATCACGACGTAACGCTTGCATGGGGATGGGACAGCATTATGCTTAACGAGTGGCCTAGCAAGTACTATCACACAGATATGGATAGTCCTTCAACCCTTTCAATAAGCAATATAATCCGAATATCCCTTGCTTCGCTCCTTGCAGCAAGCCTTTTCCATCAGAAATACAAGGCTGAACAAGTAAAAAGCAAGTTTAAGGAATATCTCAGAGTTTGGTATGCCATTGAATCTTTTAAGAGCGGTGTAGACCTCCCTCATCTCGAATATCTTATAGAATCTCAAAGGCCTTTGACGCCCGGAGACTTGAATGCTCTAGAAACGCCTATATCTCTAAGGTATTTGTACAAAAAACTAGATAGAAAACAATTCCTCAGACTTAGAGAGATAAGGGGCGCCAGCACGTTCCTATCAGTTTACGCTCCACTAGCCTATAAAAGTGGTATTGAGAAAATATCTGACCTATTTAAACAAGAGAACCTCCTTGCGTGGACAAAGGACGAGGAAATCGTTATTAATGAAGCCTGGGCTATTATAAGAGATGAACTACTGAAGTAA
- the pheT gene encoding phenylalanine--tRNA ligase subunit beta has product MPTIKVSISDLERLIGKRLNADEIKKYLALLKCEVEKIDGDILEYEANQDRPDIFSVEGLARSLRNFMNLPLKQLNFKISTIKGYAEEIPERPYIALAIVKDLVLDDEAVRQIMQLQEKLATTYGRERRKASIGVYDLDKVQPPIYYKTMDPDSSFFTPLNTTRKMSLRDALTETDQGQLYGKIISNMKRYPVLMDSSGQILSLAPIVNGESSKVDVSTKNILIDSTSIDKDTAVDMVTIMAVNIAERSRSGTIEAVEVFYPDAEKVVAPRMEKTVMEINIDDVNSLIGTSISVAETLDLLKRHYYEAVEIGEKYLRLKIPVFRIDVKSWVDIAEDISISLGYHNIGSEADSLPFSTHPGRIHPIEAFSRKVRDLLLGMSFIEVANYMMSNEQVQLGIFGLNEKMFTVANPRSERFTGVRIWLAPGLLETVAENSGKRAMIKIFEIGDVAIPGDLSNHVQVERHLGIAISHDKATLTDGLSAVASMLEHFKVAHKFIKGRKNGFLEERTSYIEVNDTYVGFVGEVHPAILHRNRIPHPVVISEINLSKLIKLVHH; this is encoded by the coding sequence ATGCCAACAATTAAAGTCAGCATAAGCGACCTTGAAAGGTTGATAGGCAAGAGGTTAAATGCTGATGAAATTAAAAAATATCTGGCCCTTCTGAAATGCGAAGTAGAGAAAATAGATGGAGACATTCTAGAGTATGAGGCAAATCAAGACAGGCCTGACATTTTTAGCGTAGAAGGGTTAGCAAGAAGCCTGCGCAATTTTATGAACTTGCCCTTGAAACAACTGAATTTCAAGATATCTACCATTAAGGGGTATGCCGAGGAAATCCCGGAGAGACCCTACATAGCATTAGCAATCGTTAAAGACCTGGTGTTGGATGATGAAGCAGTAAGACAAATTATGCAATTACAGGAAAAACTAGCAACAACCTATGGAAGAGAGAGAAGGAAAGCCAGCATAGGTGTCTACGACCTCGATAAGGTGCAACCACCAATATATTATAAAACAATGGATCCAGATTCGTCCTTCTTTACTCCACTAAACACCACACGTAAGATGAGCTTAAGGGATGCACTAACAGAGACCGATCAAGGACAATTATATGGTAAGATCATTTCAAACATGAAGAGATATCCGGTATTAATGGACTCCTCGGGTCAAATACTGAGCTTAGCGCCTATTGTTAATGGAGAATCTTCAAAAGTGGATGTTTCAACAAAAAACATTTTGATCGATTCTACTAGCATTGACAAGGATACTGCAGTCGACATGGTAACCATAATGGCAGTCAACATAGCGGAAAGATCTCGTAGTGGGACTATTGAAGCGGTAGAAGTTTTTTATCCAGATGCAGAGAAGGTTGTAGCCCCCAGAATGGAAAAAACCGTTATGGAGATCAACATAGATGACGTGAACAGCTTGATAGGAACTTCGATAAGTGTAGCCGAGACTCTTGATCTATTAAAACGACATTATTATGAAGCTGTGGAGATTGGGGAGAAGTATTTGAGGTTGAAAATACCGGTCTTTAGAATAGATGTTAAGTCATGGGTCGATATCGCGGAAGATATTTCGATTTCCCTTGGATACCATAACATCGGTTCAGAAGCTGACTCACTTCCATTTTCAACCCATCCGGGTAGAATCCATCCAATTGAAGCGTTTTCGAGGAAAGTACGAGATCTCCTTTTAGGAATGAGTTTTATAGAGGTAGCAAACTACATGATGAGTAATGAACAGGTTCAATTGGGGATTTTCGGCTTGAATGAAAAAATGTTCACGGTTGCCAACCCAAGGTCTGAGAGATTCACGGGGGTAAGGATATGGCTTGCTCCAGGATTATTAGAGACGGTTGCCGAAAACTCGGGCAAACGAGCCATGATAAAAATCTTTGAGATAGGGGATGTTGCTATTCCAGGGGACTTGTCGAATCATGTTCAGGTCGAAAGACACCTAGGTATTGCAATATCTCATGATAAGGCCACCTTAACGGACGGCTTATCCGCTGTGGCTAGTATGCTTGAGCACTTCAAAGTGGCTCACAAGTTCATCAAGGGGAGGAAAAATGGGTTCCTCGAGGAGAGAACCAGCTATATAGAAGTTAACGATACATATGTAGGCTTCGTTGGAGAGGTTCACCCAGCTATTCTCCACCGCAATAGAATACCTCATCCGGTTGTAATCAGCGAGATAAACTTGTCCAAGCTTATTAAGTTAGTCCACCATTAA